One part of the Atribacterota bacterium genome encodes these proteins:
- the hslV gene encoding ATP-dependent protease subunit HslV: protein MYKGTTILAVRRNNEIAIAGDGQITMGNTIAKNEARKIRKIYHNKVLTGFAGGAADALTLYERFENKLEEFHGNLKRASIELAKDWRTDKALRRLEALLIVADLQDMFTISGNGDIIEPDKPIAAIGSGGPYALASAQALLSFTQLSATEIAQESLKITASICIYTNHYITVETLK, encoded by the coding sequence ATGTATAAAGGGACAACAATCCTTGCCGTTAGAAGAAACAATGAAATTGCTATTGCCGGAGATGGACAAATAACCATGGGAAATACAATTGCTAAAAATGAGGCCAGAAAAATAAGAAAAATTTATCATAATAAAGTGCTAACCGGTTTTGCTGGTGGTGCAGCAGATGCACTTACTTTATATGAAAGGTTTGAAAATAAGTTAGAGGAATTTCATGGTAATTTAAAAAGAGCATCTATCGAACTGGCTAAGGACTGGAGAACTGACAAGGCTCTCAGAAGATTAGAAGCTTTACTTATAGTTGCAGACTTACAAGATATGTTTACAATTTCTGGAAATGGTGATATTATAGAACCCGATAAACCTATTGCAGCAATCGGTTCTGGTGGCCCATATGCTTTAGCATCAGCTCAGGCTTTGCTTTCATTCACCCAACTATCTGCTACAGAAATTGCTCAGGAATCATTAAAGATTACTGCCTCTATTTGTATCTATACTAATCATTATATTACCGTAGAAACATTAAAGTGA
- the topA gene encoding type I DNA topoisomerase, translating to MEKSLIIVESPTKERVLKEMIGEKFLIISSKGHIKDLPKSRMGIDMENDFQPTWITIPEKRQVVKFIKNIAEGKEKILLATDPDREGEAISWHIAKELNINSQKCRITFNEITKNVITQAIENPRDLNMNIVNSQIARRLLDRLVGYQVSPLCYKYTRGKSAGRVQSVAVHFIVKREKEIEAFKPEEYWKINVLLLRDKDIKDNAFQASLVSKNEVKIKIKNQKEAELYCKEIEKCQLTVSKITTTKEYKHPPLPLKTSTLQQIAYNRLNFSVKRTMQIAQQLYEGISITGVGTLGLITYMRTDSTRISNEAKLNAQKYISEKYGKIFVSSSKSTLAKLKNKVTIKIQDAHEAIRPTSINLDPESIRNNLKPDQYKLYQLIWKHFIASQMKSALLERRNVKIRAGHYIFEVNGTTIIFPGYLKVLGDSEIEKVSIPDLREKEKLQLLEIDSKQSSTKPPARYNEASLVKVLEKEGIGRPSTYAVIIDKILSRGYVEKENKRLIPTKLGIVVDQFLMEYFSNIINVKFTAIMENELDKIESGEHNWQNILNNFYKSLLLNINRLKENPPHKLIQKSRELTDEKCTVCGNLMEIKNGPYGKYLACSESPLKHPTKPYLTKIGVLCPREGCTGEIIKLKSKKGRFFYGCSKYPDCNFYSLFPPVNKKCPDCGSILVKINNKRKGNFYQCSNKECHYREKALKNE from the coding sequence GGTATTGATATGGAAAATGATTTTCAACCAACCTGGATTACAATTCCGGAGAAAAGACAGGTAGTTAAATTTATAAAAAATATTGCCGAGGGAAAAGAAAAAATATTATTAGCTACAGATCCAGATAGAGAAGGAGAAGCTATTTCATGGCATATAGCAAAAGAATTAAATATTAACAGTCAAAAATGTAGAATTACTTTTAATGAAATAACCAAAAACGTAATAACACAGGCAATAGAGAATCCCAGGGACCTAAATATGAATATAGTTAATTCTCAGATTGCCAGAAGACTACTAGATCGTTTGGTTGGATATCAAGTTAGCCCTTTATGCTATAAATATACCAGGGGCAAAAGTGCGGGTAGAGTTCAATCAGTGGCAGTCCATTTTATTGTCAAAAGAGAAAAAGAAATTGAGGCATTCAAACCTGAAGAATATTGGAAAATCAATGTATTACTTTTAAGAGATAAAGATATAAAAGATAATGCCTTTCAAGCCTCATTAGTCTCAAAAAATGAGGTCAAGATAAAGATTAAAAATCAAAAAGAAGCTGAACTATACTGTAAAGAAATTGAAAAATGTCAACTCACTGTTTCCAAAATTACCACTACCAAAGAATACAAACACCCTCCTCTCCCCTTAAAAACAAGTACATTACAGCAAATAGCATACAATAGATTAAATTTTTCAGTTAAAAGAACTATGCAAATTGCCCAACAATTATATGAAGGAATTTCAATAACGGGAGTAGGAACATTGGGATTAATTACCTACATGAGAACCGATTCAACACGAATTTCAAATGAGGCAAAACTAAATGCCCAAAAATATATTTCAGAAAAATATGGCAAAATTTTTGTTTCGTCTAGCAAAAGTACTTTAGCCAAATTAAAAAATAAAGTGACTATAAAAATACAAGATGCCCATGAAGCAATAAGACCAACCTCAATTAATCTAGATCCTGAATCTATCAGGAACAACCTCAAGCCAGATCAATACAAGCTTTATCAATTAATCTGGAAACATTTTATAGCCAGTCAAATGAAATCTGCCTTATTAGAAAGAAGGAATGTAAAAATTAGAGCTGGTCATTATATCTTTGAAGTTAATGGAACCACTATAATATTTCCTGGATACCTAAAAGTATTAGGAGACAGTGAAATTGAAAAGGTATCTATTCCAGATTTAAGGGAAAAAGAAAAACTGCAATTATTAGAAATTGACTCAAAACAATCCTCTACCAAACCACCTGCTAGATATAATGAAGCAAGTCTAGTAAAAGTATTGGAAAAAGAGGGCATAGGTAGACCAAGTACCTATGCAGTTATAATTGATAAAATACTTAGTAGAGGTTATGTTGAAAAAGAAAATAAACGATTAATTCCAACTAAATTAGGGATTGTTGTAGATCAATTTCTAATGGAATATTTTTCTAATATTATAAACGTAAAATTTACAGCAATCATGGAAAATGAATTGGATAAAATAGAATCAGGAGAGCATAATTGGCAAAATATTTTAAATAACTTTTATAAATCTTTATTACTAAACATAAACCGGCTTAAGGAGAATCCACCTCACAAATTGATACAAAAATCAAGGGAGTTGACTGATGAAAAATGTACTGTATGTGGTAACCTAATGGAAATAAAAAATGGCCCTTACGGTAAATATTTAGCTTGCTCTGAATCTCCACTTAAACATCCAACTAAACCTTATCTTACTAAAATAGGTGTTTTGTGTCCCAGAGAAGGATGTACTGGTGAAATTATTAAGTTGAAAAGTAAAAAAGGCAGGTTCTTTTATGGCTGCAGCAAATATCCTGATTGTAATTTTTATTCTTTATTTCCTCCTGTGAATAAAAAATGTCCTGATTGTGGTTCAATTCTAGTAAAAATTAATAATAAGAGAAAGGGTAATTTTTACCAGTGCAGTAACAAAGAATGTCATTATCGTGAAAAGGCATTGAAAAATGAATGA
- a CDS encoding tyrosine recombinase yields MNDIIKSTNNIKEYRKYLKEKKNFSQNTINAYMKDIISLIQFSKDIKKVDSLTDLNYQMLRSYIVYLKQKNYSDRTIARKISSFRVFYRYLVQQDYINRNPAEYIQIPRIKKKLPDFLFLEEVLRLIDSIKTDKPIGIRDKAILELLYGTGIRVTELSTLDTDDISLDDDTMKVLGKGSKERILPLSQPVKNALKNYLKVRELIPRKNYYESISGKAMFISCFGERLSTRSIRMIINKNMRLACLNKKISPHVFRHTFATHLLNGGADLRSVQELLGHESLSTTQIYTHITKGKLIEIYKKSIPRK; encoded by the coding sequence ATGAATGACATTATAAAAAGTACAAATAATATAAAAGAATATAGAAAATATTTAAAAGAAAAAAAGAATTTTTCTCAAAATACCATAAATGCTTATATGAAAGATATTATTAGCTTAATCCAATTTTCCAAAGATATTAAAAAGGTAGATAGCCTAACTGATTTGAATTATCAGATGCTCAGAAGTTATATAGTCTATTTAAAACAAAAAAATTATAGTGATAGAACAATTGCCCGAAAAATATCTTCTTTCCGTGTCTTTTATAGATACCTAGTTCAACAAGATTATATTAATAGAAATCCTGCAGAATATATACAAATACCGAGAATTAAAAAGAAATTACCAGATTTCTTATTTTTGGAAGAAGTATTGCGATTAATTGATTCAATAAAAACAGATAAACCTATTGGCATTAGAGATAAGGCTATTTTAGAGTTGTTATATGGTACTGGGATAAGAGTGACTGAATTATCCACTCTGGACACTGATGATATTAGTCTGGATGATGATACAATGAAAGTTTTAGGCAAAGGTTCCAAAGAAAGGATATTGCCGCTCAGTCAACCTGTAAAAAATGCTTTGAAAAATTATTTGAAAGTCAGAGAGTTGATACCGAGGAAGAATTATTATGAATCAATTTCAGGAAAAGCTATGTTTATAAGTTGTTTTGGTGAAAGACTTTCTACCAGAAGCATTAGAATGATAATTAATAAAAATATGCGATTAGCCTGTTTAAATAAAAAGATAAGCCCACATGTTTTTCGTCATACCTTTGCTACTCATCTCTTAAATGGTGGTGCTGATTTGCGTTCTGTACAGGAATTATTGGGACATGAAAGTTTATCAACCACTCAAATTTACACTCATATTACTAAAGGTAAATTGATTGAAATATACAAAAAGTCTATCCCTAGAAAATAG